One segment of Pseudomonas asgharzadehiana DNA contains the following:
- a CDS encoding nitrate reductase subunit alpha, translating into MSHLLDQLRFFNRKQNEFSDGHGETRKESRDWENVYRSRWQYDKIVRSTHGVNCTGSCSWKIYVKNGLITWETQQTDYPRTRNDLPNHEPRGCPRGASYSWYIYSANRLKYPKIRKPLLKLWREARLTLPPVEAWASIVEDKVKAESYKSKRGMGGFIRSNWEEVNEIIAASNVYTIKQYGPDRIVGFSPIPAMSMVSYAAGSRYLSLLGGVCLSFYDWYCDLPPASPMVWGEQTDVPESADWYNSNYIIAWGSNVPQTRTPDAHFFTEVRYKGTKTVAITPDYSEVAKLTDLWLNPKQGTDAALAQAFNHVIFKEFHLDKPSAYFTDYAKRFTDLPVLVMLKPMSGFAPGAGFQPDRFLRASDLTGNLGQDNNPEWKTIALDESGALVSPQGSIGYRWGEKGKWNILAKEGGEGRAIDLKLSLIGDDVAEVAFPYFAGEAHEHFQHVAGDAVQFRRVPVHSVTLADGTVAKVATVFDLSAANLAIDRGLGGSNVARDYDDASVPGTPAWQEAITGVSREKAIQIAREFADNADKTRGRSMIIVGAAMNHWYHMDMNYRGLINMLMLCGCVGQTGGGWAHYVGQEKLRPQCGWLPLAFGLDWSRPPRQMNGTSFFYGHSSQWRHEKMNMHDVLSPLADKSQFPTHALDYNIRAERAGWLPSAPQLNTNPLHICRDAAAAGMDPKDYVVKSWQDGSLRFACEQPDSPVNFPRNMFIWRSNLLGSSGKGHEYMLKYLLGTKNGVMNEDIGFGGESKPTEAEWVDDGAIGKLDLVTTLDFRMSSTCVYSDIVLPTATWYEKDDMNTSDMHPFIHPLSAAIDPAWESRSDWEIYKGIAKAFSAMSVGHLGVEQDLVTVPLMHDSVGELAQPFGGTDWKSAGVAPVPGKNAPNMAVVERDYPNIYKKFTSLGPMLEKLGNGGKGINWNTDDEVQFLGELNHHEGDAGISHGRPKIDTAIDAAEVILSLAPETNGHVAVKAWAALSEFTGIDHSHLALPKAHEAIRFRDIQAQPRKIISSPTWSGLEDDHVSYNAGYTNVHENIPWRTITGRQQFYQDHPWMQAFGEQLMSYRPPVNTRTIEGVKGKRSNGETEIVLNWITPHQKWGIHSTYSDNLLMLTLSRGGPIVWLSEIDAKRAGIEDNDWIECFNVNGALTARAVVSQRVKEGMVMMYHAQERIVNVPGSETTKTRGGHHNSVTRVVLKPTHMIGGYAQQAYGFNYYGTVGCNRDEFVVVRKMAKVDWLDGSSGDDLPRPLPTDIEEN; encoded by the coding sequence ATGAGTCACTTACTGGATCAACTGCGGTTCTTCAACCGCAAGCAAAATGAATTCTCCGACGGTCACGGCGAGACCCGCAAAGAGTCCCGCGACTGGGAAAACGTCTACCGTTCGCGCTGGCAGTACGACAAGATCGTGCGCTCCACCCACGGCGTGAACTGCACCGGCTCGTGCTCGTGGAAGATCTACGTGAAAAACGGCCTGATCACCTGGGAGACCCAGCAGACCGACTACCCGCGCACCCGCAACGACCTGCCCAACCACGAGCCCCGTGGCTGCCCGCGCGGCGCCAGCTACAGCTGGTACATCTACAGCGCCAACCGGCTCAAGTACCCCAAGATCCGGAAACCGCTGCTCAAGTTGTGGCGTGAAGCGCGCCTGACCCTGCCGCCGGTGGAAGCGTGGGCGAGCATTGTCGAGGACAAGGTCAAGGCTGAGTCGTACAAGAGCAAGCGCGGCATGGGCGGTTTTATCCGCTCCAACTGGGAGGAGGTGAATGAGATCATCGCCGCCTCCAACGTCTACACCATCAAGCAATACGGCCCGGACCGCATCGTCGGCTTCTCGCCGATCCCGGCCATGTCCATGGTCAGCTACGCGGCGGGCTCGCGTTACCTGTCGCTGCTGGGCGGTGTGTGCCTGAGCTTCTACGACTGGTACTGCGACCTGCCACCGGCCTCGCCGATGGTGTGGGGCGAGCAGACCGACGTGCCGGAATCGGCCGACTGGTACAACTCCAACTACATCATCGCCTGGGGCTCCAACGTCCCGCAGACCCGCACCCCCGACGCACACTTCTTCACCGAGGTGCGCTACAAGGGCACCAAGACCGTGGCCATCACCCCCGACTATTCGGAAGTGGCCAAGCTCACCGACCTGTGGCTCAACCCCAAGCAGGGCACCGACGCCGCGTTGGCCCAGGCCTTCAACCATGTGATCTTCAAAGAGTTTCACCTGGATAAACCGAGCGCGTATTTCACCGATTACGCCAAGCGCTTCACCGACCTGCCGGTGCTGGTGATGCTCAAGCCCATGAGCGGCTTCGCACCGGGCGCCGGTTTCCAGCCCGACCGCTTCCTGCGCGCCTCGGACCTCACCGGCAACCTCGGCCAGGACAACAACCCGGAATGGAAAACCATCGCCCTCGATGAGAGCGGCGCGTTGGTCTCGCCACAAGGCTCCATCGGCTACCGCTGGGGCGAGAAGGGCAAGTGGAACATCCTCGCCAAGGAGGGCGGTGAAGGCCGCGCCATCGACCTCAAACTCAGCCTGATCGGTGATGACGTCGCCGAAGTGGCCTTCCCGTATTTTGCCGGTGAAGCCCACGAGCATTTCCAGCATGTGGCCGGCGATGCGGTGCAGTTCCGCCGCGTGCCGGTACACAGCGTGACCCTGGCCGACGGCACGGTGGCCAAGGTCGCCACGGTGTTCGACTTGTCTGCCGCGAACCTGGCCATCGACCGTGGCCTGGGCGGTAGCAACGTGGCCAGAGACTACGACGACGCCAGCGTGCCGGGTACCCCGGCGTGGCAGGAAGCGATCACCGGCGTCAGCCGCGAAAAAGCCATCCAGATCGCCCGTGAGTTCGCCGACAACGCCGACAAAACCCGTGGCCGTTCGATGATCATCGTCGGCGCGGCGATGAACCACTGGTACCACATGGACATGAACTACCGTGGGCTGATCAACATGCTCATGCTCTGCGGTTGCGTGGGCCAGACCGGCGGCGGCTGGGCCCACTACGTCGGCCAGGAGAAACTGCGCCCGCAATGCGGCTGGCTGCCCCTGGCCTTCGGCCTGGACTGGAGCCGCCCACCCCGCCAGATGAACGGCACCAGCTTCTTCTACGGCCACAGCTCCCAGTGGCGCCACGAGAAGATGAACATGCACGACGTGCTCTCGCCCCTGGCCGACAAGTCGCAGTTCCCCACCCATGCCCTGGACTACAACATCCGCGCCGAACGCGCTGGCTGGTTGCCCAGCGCGCCGCAACTCAACACCAACCCGCTGCATATCTGCCGTGATGCGGCAGCGGCGGGCATGGACCCCAAAGACTACGTGGTCAAGTCGTGGCAGGACGGCAGCCTGCGTTTCGCCTGCGAACAGCCGGACAGCCCGGTGAACTTCCCGCGCAACATGTTTATCTGGCGCTCCAACCTGCTTGGCTCCTCGGGCAAGGGCCACGAGTACATGCTCAAGTACCTGCTGGGCACCAAGAACGGGGTGATGAACGAAGACATCGGCTTTGGCGGCGAAAGCAAGCCCACCGAAGCCGAATGGGTCGACGACGGCGCCATCGGCAAGCTCGACCTGGTGACTACCCTGGACTTCCGCATGTCCTCCACCTGCGTGTATTCCGACATCGTCTTGCCGACCGCCACCTGGTACGAAAAAGACGACATGAATACCTCGGACATGCACCCATTCATCCACCCGTTGTCGGCGGCCATCGACCCGGCGTGGGAGTCGCGTTCGGACTGGGAAATCTACAAGGGCATCGCCAAGGCGTTCTCGGCCATGTCGGTCGGCCACCTGGGCGTGGAGCAAGACCTGGTCACCGTACCGTTGATGCACGACAGCGTCGGCGAACTGGCCCAGCCGTTCGGCGGCACCGACTGGAAAAGCGCCGGTGTGGCGCCGGTGCCGGGCAAGAACGCGCCGAACATGGCAGTGGTGGAGCGCGACTACCCGAACATCTACAAGAAATTCACCTCGCTGGGCCCGATGCTGGAAAAACTCGGCAATGGCGGCAAGGGCATCAACTGGAACACCGACGATGAGGTGCAGTTCCTCGGCGAACTGAACCACCACGAAGGCGACGCCGGTATCAGCCACGGCCGGCCGAAAATCGACACGGCCATCGATGCGGCCGAGGTGATCCTGTCCCTGGCGCCGGAAACCAACGGCCACGTGGCGGTCAAGGCGTGGGCGGCGTTGTCGGAATTCACCGGTATCGACCACAGCCACCTGGCGCTGCCCAAGGCCCACGAGGCGATTCGTTTTCGCGACATCCAGGCGCAGCCGCGCAAGATCATTTCCAGCCCCACCTGGTCGGGCCTGGAAGACGACCACGTGAGCTACAACGCCGGCTACACCAACGTTCATGAAAATATCCCGTGGCGCACCATCACCGGCCGCCAGCAGTTCTACCAGGACCACCCGTGGATGCAGGCGTTCGGCGAGCAGTTGATGAGCTACCGGCCACCGGTCAACACCCGCACCATCGAAGGCGTGAAGGGCAAACGCAGCAATGGCGAGACCGAGATCGTGCTGAACTGGATCACCCCGCACCAGAAGTGGGGCATCCACAGCACCTACAGCGACAACCTGTTGATGCTCACCTTGAGCCGTGGCGGGCCGATTGTGTGGCTCTCGGAAATCGACGCCAAGCGCGCCGGCATCGAGGACAACGACTGGATCGAATGCTTCAACGTCAACGGCGCGCTCACCGCCCGCGCGGTGGTCAGCCAGCGTGTCAAGGAAGGCATGGTGATGATGTACCACGCCCAGGAACGCATCGTGAACGTACCCGGTTCGGAAACCACCAAGACCCGTGGCGGCCACCACAACTCGGTGACCCGCGTGGTGCTCAAGCCCACCCACATGATCGGTGGCTACGCCCAGCAGG